The Pseudomonas orientalis genome contains a region encoding:
- the rpoB gene encoding DNA-directed RNA polymerase subunit beta, translated as MAYSYTEKKRIRKDFSKLPDVMDVPYLLAIQLDSYREFLQAGATKDQFRDVGLHAAFKSVFPIISYSGNAALEYVGYRLGEPAFDVKECVLRGVTYAVPLRVKVRLIIFDKESSNKAIKDIKEQEVYMGEIPLMTENGTFVINGTERVIVSQLHRSPGVFFDHDRGKTHSSGKLLYSARIIPYRGSWLDFEFDPKDCVFVRIDRRRKLPASVLLRALGYTTEQVLDAFYTTNVFSLKDETLKLELIASRLRGEIAVLDIQDEKGKVIVEAGRRITARHINQIEKAGLKELEVPLDYVLGRTTAKVIVHPATGEILAECNTELNTEILAKIAKAQVVRIETLYTNDIDCGPFISDTLKIDSTSNQLEALVEIYRMMRPGEPPTKDAAETLFNNLFFSPERYDLSAVGRMKFNRRIGRTEIEGSGVLCKEDIVAVLKTLVDIRNGKGIVDDIDHLGNRRVRCVGEMAENQFRVGLVRVERAVKERLSMAESEGLMPQDLINAKPVAAAVKEFFGSSQLSQFMDQNNPLSEITHKRRVSALGPGGLTRERAGFEVRDVHPTHYGRVCPIETPEGPNIGLINSLAAYARTNQYGFLESPYRVVKEGLVTDEIVFLSAIEEADHVIAQASATMNDKKVLIDELVAVRHLNEFTVKAPEDVTLMDVSPKQVVSVAASLIPFLEHDDANRALMGSNMQRQAVPTLRADKPLVGTGMERNVARDSGVCVVARRGGVIDSVDASRIVVRVADDEVETGEAGVDIYNLTKYTRSNQNTCINQRPLVRKGDRVQRSDIMADGPSTDMGELALGQNMRIAFMAWNGYNFEDSICLSERVVQEDRFTTIHIQELTCVARDTKLGPEEITADIPNVGEAALNKLDEAGIVYVGAEVGAGDILVGKVTPKGETQLTPEEKLLRAIFGEKASDVKDTSLRVPTGTKGTVIDVQVFTRDGVERDARALSIEKTQLDEIRKDLNEEFRIVEGATFERLRSALVGHKAEGGAGLKKGQDITDEVLDGLEHGQWFKLRMAEDALNEQLEKAQAYIVDRRRLLDDKFEDKKRKLQQGDDLAPGVLKIVKVYLAIRRRIQPGDKMAGRHGNKGVVSVIMPVEDMPHDANGTPVDVVLNPLGVPSRMNVGQILETHLGLAAKGLGEKINRMIEEQRKVADLRKFLHEIYNEIGGRNEELDTFTDQEILDLAKNLRGGVPMATPVFDGAKESEIKAMLKLADLPESGQMQLFDGRTGNKFERPVTVGYMYMLKLNHLVDDKMHARSTGSYSLVTQQPLGGKAQFGGQRFGEMEVWALEAYGAAYTLQEMLTVKSDDVNGRTKMYKNIVDGDHRMEPGMPESFNVLIKEIRSLGIDIDLETE; from the coding sequence ATGGCTTACTCATATACTGAGAAAAAACGTATCCGCAAGGACTTTAGCAAGTTGCCGGACGTCATGGATGTCCCGTACCTTCTGGCTATCCAGCTGGATTCGTATCGTGAATTCTTGCAGGCGGGAGCGACCAAAGATCAGTTCCGCGACGTGGGCCTGCATGCGGCCTTCAAATCCGTTTTCCCGATCATCAGCTACTCCGGCAATGCTGCGCTGGAGTACGTCGGTTATCGCCTGGGCGAACCGGCATTTGATGTCAAAGAATGCGTGTTGCGCGGTGTTACGTACGCCGTACCTTTGCGGGTAAAAGTCCGTCTGATCATTTTCGACAAAGAATCGTCGAACAAAGCGATCAAGGACATCAAAGAGCAAGAAGTCTACATGGGTGAAATCCCCCTGATGACTGAGAACGGTACCTTCGTTATCAACGGTACCGAGCGCGTAATCGTTTCCCAGCTGCACCGTTCCCCGGGCGTGTTCTTTGACCACGACCGCGGCAAGACGCACAGCTCCGGTAAGCTCCTGTACTCCGCGCGGATCATTCCGTACCGCGGTTCGTGGTTGGACTTCGAGTTCGACCCGAAAGACTGCGTGTTCGTGCGTATCGACCGTCGTCGTAAGCTGCCGGCCTCGGTACTGCTGCGCGCGCTCGGCTATACCACTGAGCAAGTGCTGGACGCCTTCTACACCACCAACGTATTCAGCCTGAAGGATGAAACCCTCAAGCTGGAGCTGATCGCTTCGCGTCTGCGTGGTGAAATTGCCGTCCTGGACATCCAGGATGAAAAGGGCAAGGTCATTGTTGAAGCCGGCCGCCGTATCACCGCGCGCCACATCAACCAGATCGAAAAAGCCGGTCTCAAAGAGCTGGAAGTGCCGCTGGACTACGTCCTGGGCCGCACTACCGCCAAGGTCATCGTTCACCCGGCGACAGGCGAAATCCTGGCTGAGTGCAACACCGAGTTGAACACCGAGATCCTGGCCAAAATCGCCAAGGCTCAAGTCGTTCGCATCGAGACCCTGTACACCAACGACATCGACTGCGGTCCGTTCATCTCCGACACCCTGAAGATCGACTCCACCAGTAACCAATTGGAAGCGCTGGTCGAGATCTATCGCATGATGCGTCCTGGTGAGCCACCAACCAAAGATGCTGCCGAAACCCTGTTCAACAACCTGTTCTTCAGCCCTGAGCGTTATGACCTGTCTGCGGTCGGCCGGATGAAGTTCAACCGTCGTATCGGTCGTACCGAGATCGAAGGTTCGGGCGTGCTGTGCAAGGAAGATATCGTCGCGGTACTGAAGACCCTGGTCGACATCCGTAACGGTAAAGGCATCGTCGATGACATCGACCACCTGGGTAACCGTCGTGTTCGCTGCGTAGGCGAAATGGCCGAGAACCAGTTCCGCGTTGGCCTGGTACGTGTTGAGCGTGCGGTCAAAGAGCGCCTGTCGATGGCCGAAAGCGAAGGCCTGATGCCGCAAGACCTGATCAACGCCAAGCCAGTGGCTGCGGCGGTGAAAGAGTTCTTCGGCTCCAGCCAGCTCTCGCAGTTCATGGACCAGAACAACCCGCTCTCCGAGATCACCCACAAGCGCCGTGTTTCTGCACTGGGCCCGGGCGGTCTGACCCGTGAACGCGCAGGCTTCGAAGTCCGTGACGTACACCCGACGCACTACGGTCGTGTATGCCCGATCGAAACGCCGGAAGGTCCGAACATCGGTCTGATCAACTCCCTGGCCGCTTATGCGCGCACCAACCAGTACGGCTTCCTCGAGAGCCCGTACCGTGTGGTGAAAGAAGGCCTGGTCACCGACGAGATCGTCTTCCTGTCCGCCATCGAAGAAGCTGATCACGTGATCGCTCAGGCTTCGGCCACGATGAACGACAAGAAAGTCCTGATCGACGAGCTGGTAGCTGTTCGTCACTTGAACGAGTTCACCGTCAAGGCGCCGGAAGACGTCACCTTGATGGACGTATCGCCCAAGCAGGTAGTGTCGGTTGCAGCGTCGCTGATCCCGTTCCTGGAACACGATGACGCCAACCGTGCGTTGATGGGTTCCAACATGCAGCGTCAAGCTGTACCGACCCTGCGCGCCGACAAGCCGCTGGTAGGTACCGGCATGGAGCGTAACGTAGCCCGTGACTCCGGCGTTTGCGTCGTGGCTCGTCGTGGTGGCGTGATCGACTCCGTTGATGCCAGCCGTATCGTGGTTCGTGTTGCCGATGACGAAGTTGAAACCGGTGAAGCCGGTGTCGACATCTACAACCTGACCAAATATACCCGTTCGAACCAGAACACCTGCATCAACCAGCGTCCGCTGGTGCGTAAGGGTGACCGCGTTCAGCGTAGCGATATCATGGCCGACGGCCCGTCCACCGATATGGGTGAGCTGGCACTGGGTCAGAACATGCGCATCGCGTTCATGGCCTGGAACGGTTACAACTTCGAAGACTCCATCTGTCTGTCGGAACGAGTTGTTCAAGAAGATCGCTTTACCACGATCCACATCCAGGAACTGACCTGTGTGGCACGTGACACCAAGCTTGGGCCAGAGGAAATCACTGCAGACATCCCGAACGTGGGTGAAGCTGCACTGAACAAGCTGGACGAAGCCGGTATCGTTTACGTAGGTGCTGAAGTTGGCGCAGGCGACATTCTGGTCGGTAAGGTCACTCCGAAAGGCGAGACCCAACTGACGCCGGAAGAAAAACTGTTGCGTGCCATCTTCGGTGAAAAAGCCAGCGACGTTAAAGACACCTCCCTGCGTGTACCAACCGGTACCAAGGGTACTGTCATCGACGTACAGGTCTTCACCCGCGACGGCGTTGAACGTGATGCTCGTGCACTGTCCATCGAGAAGACCCAGCTCGACGAGATCCGCAAGGATCTGAACGAAGAGTTCCGTATCGTTGAAGGCGCGACCTTCGAACGTCTGCGTTCTGCGCTGGTAGGCCACAAGGCTGAAGGCGGCGCAGGTCTGAAGAAAGGTCAGGACATCACCGACGAAGTCCTCGACGGTCTTGAGCACGGCCAGTGGTTCAAACTGCGCATGGCTGAAGACGCTCTGAACGAGCAGCTCGAGAAGGCCCAGGCCTATATCGTTGATCGCCGCCGTCTGCTGGACGACAAGTTCGAAGACAAGAAGCGCAAACTGCAGCAGGGCGATGACCTGGCTCCGGGCGTGCTGAAAATCGTCAAGGTTTACCTGGCAATCCGTCGCCGCATCCAGCCGGGCGACAAGATGGCCGGTCGTCACGGTAACAAAGGTGTGGTCTCCGTGATCATGCCGGTTGAAGACATGCCGCACGATGCCAATGGCACCCCGGTCGACGTCGTCCTCAACCCGTTGGGCGTACCTTCGCGTATGAACGTTGGTCAGATCCTCGAAACCCACCTGGGCCTCGCGGCCAAAGGTCTGGGCGAGAAGATCAACCGTATGATCGAAGAGCAACGCAAGGTCGCTGACCTGCGTAAGTTCCTGCACGAGATCTACAACGAGATCGGCGGTCGCAACGAAGAGCTGGACACCTTCACCGACCAGGAAATCCTGGATCTGGCGAAGAACCTGCGCGGCGGCGTTCCAATGGCTACCCCGGTGTTCGACGGTGCCAAGGAAAGCGAAATCAAGGCCATGCTGAAACTGGCAGACCTGCCGGAAAGCGGCCAGATGCAGCTGTTCGATGGCCGTACCGGCAACAAGTTCGAGCGCCCGGTTACTGTTGGCTACATGTACATGCTGAAGCTGAACCACTTGGTAGACGACAAGATGCAC
- the rplL gene encoding 50S ribosomal protein L7/L12, with product MSISQDDILNAVAEMSVLQVVELIKAFEEKFGVSAAAASAGPAVAAVAAEEQTEFNVMLLEAGEKKVNVIKAVRELTGLGLKEAKAVVDGAPAQVLEAVSKDAADKAKATLEEAGAKVELK from the coding sequence ATGTCTATCTCCCAAGACGATATCCTCAACGCCGTAGCTGAAATGTCGGTTCTGCAGGTTGTTGAGCTGATCAAAGCTTTCGAAGAAAAATTCGGCGTTTCCGCTGCCGCTGCTTCCGCTGGTCCAGCTGTTGCTGCTGTCGCTGCTGAAGAGCAAACCGAATTCAACGTCATGCTGCTGGAAGCTGGCGAGAAGAAAGTAAACGTGATCAAGGCAGTACGTGAACTGACCGGTCTGGGCCTGAAAGAAGCCAAGGCTGTAGTTGACGGCGCTCCTGCCCAGGTTCTGGAAGCTGTGTCGAAAGACGCTGCTGACAAAGCCAAAGCTACTCTGGAAGAAGCAGGCGCTAAAGTCGAGCTGAAGTAA
- the rplJ gene encoding 50S ribosomal protein L10, giving the protein MAINLEDKKAIVAEVNEAAKAALSAVVADARGVTVSAMTGLRKEAREAGVYVRVVRNTLLKRAVADTEYSVLNDVFTGPTLIAFSKDHPGAAARLFKEFAKSQDKFEIKAAAFEGKFLAANQIDVLATLPTRNEAISQLMSVIQGATSKLARTLAAVREQKEAAAA; this is encoded by the coding sequence GTGGCAATTAATCTCGAAGACAAGAAGGCCATCGTCGCTGAAGTCAACGAGGCTGCCAAAGCTGCTCTGTCCGCTGTCGTGGCTGATGCCCGTGGTGTGACAGTAAGCGCTATGACCGGACTCCGTAAAGAGGCTCGTGAAGCTGGCGTATACGTACGTGTTGTACGTAACACCCTGCTCAAGCGCGCTGTTGCTGACACTGAATACAGTGTTCTCAACGACGTGTTCACTGGCCCGACTCTGATCGCGTTCTCCAAGGACCATCCAGGCGCTGCTGCCCGTTTGTTCAAGGAGTTCGCCAAGAGTCAGGATAAGTTCGAGATCAAGGCAGCTGCGTTCGAGGGCAAGTTCCTCGCAGCTAACCAAATCGACGTACTGGCAACACTGCCGACCCGTAACGAAGCTATTTCGCAGCTGATGAGCGTGATTCAAGGCGCTACCAGCAAGCTGGCTCGTACTCTGGCTGCAGTTCGCGAGCAAAAAGAAGCTGCCGCAGCCTAA
- the rplA gene encoding 50S ribosomal protein L1 — translation MAKLTKRQKAIAGKIEAGKSYNFVDAAALLTELSTVKFSESVDVAVNLGVDPRKSDQVVRSATVLPHGTGKTVRVAVFTQGPAAEAALAAGADRVGMDDLAAEMKGGDLNYDVVIASPDAMRVVGQLGQILGPRGLMPNPKVGTVTPDVATAVKNAKAGQVRYRTDKNGIIHTSVGKVGFDAVKLKENVEALIADLKRIKPASSKGIYVKRVTLSTTMGPGLVIDQGSLDV, via the coding sequence ATGGCTAAGCTGACCAAGCGCCAAAAGGCTATCGCCGGCAAAATCGAAGCGGGCAAGTCCTACAACTTTGTAGACGCTGCTGCCCTGCTGACCGAGCTGTCGACTGTCAAGTTCAGCGAGTCCGTTGACGTTGCTGTGAACCTGGGTGTTGACCCACGTAAATCCGACCAGGTCGTTCGTAGCGCTACTGTGCTGCCACACGGTACTGGCAAGACTGTACGTGTTGCTGTCTTCACCCAAGGCCCGGCCGCCGAAGCTGCTCTGGCCGCTGGCGCCGATCGCGTTGGTATGGACGACCTGGCTGCCGAAATGAAAGGCGGCGACCTGAACTATGACGTTGTTATTGCTTCCCCGGATGCAATGCGCGTTGTAGGTCAGTTGGGTCAGATCCTGGGTCCACGCGGCCTGATGCCTAACCCTAAAGTCGGCACCGTAACGCCAGACGTAGCTACCGCGGTTAAAAACGCCAAGGCTGGTCAGGTTCGTTATCGCACCGACAAAAACGGCATCATTCACACCTCCGTTGGCAAAGTCGGCTTTGATGCCGTCAAGCTGAAGGAAAACGTTGAAGCCCTGATCGCTGATCTGAAGCGTATCAAGCCTGCTTCCTCGAAAGGTATCTACGTCAAGCGCGTTACCCTGAGCACCACTATGGGCCCAGGTCTGGTCATCGACCAAGGCTCGCTGGACGTATAA
- the rplK gene encoding 50S ribosomal protein L11 has protein sequence MAKKITAYIKLQVKAAQANPSPPVGPALGQHGVNIMEFCKAFNARTQGIEPGLPTPVIITVYSDRSFTFETKSTPASVLLKKAAGLTSGSARPNTVKVGTVTRAQLEEIAKTKNADLTAADMDAAVRTIAGSARSMGLNVEGV, from the coding sequence ATGGCCAAGAAGATTACCGCTTACATCAAGCTGCAAGTGAAGGCCGCTCAGGCCAACCCTAGCCCACCCGTCGGCCCAGCTCTGGGTCAGCACGGCGTGAACATCATGGAATTCTGCAAGGCCTTCAACGCCCGTACTCAGGGTATTGAGCCAGGTCTGCCGACTCCAGTGATCATCACTGTATACAGCGACCGTAGCTTCACTTTCGAAACCAAGTCGACTCCGGCTTCGGTTCTTCTGAAGAAAGCTGCTGGTCTGACTAGCGGTTCCGCTCGTCCGAACACCGTTAAGGTTGGCACCGTAACTCGTGCTCAGCTGGAAGAAATCGCGAAAACCAAAAACGCGGATCTGACTGCAGCTGATATGGATGCAGCCGTGCGTACCATCGCCGGTTCTGCTCGTAGCATGGGCCTTAACGTGGAGGGTGTGTAA
- the nusG gene encoding transcription termination/antitermination protein NusG, with protein MAKRWYVVHAYSGYEKHVMRSLLERVKLAGMEDGFGEILVPTEEVVEMRNGQKRKSERKFFPGYVLVQMDMNEGTWHLVKDTPRVMGFIGGTADKPAPITDKEAEAILRRVADGSDKPKPKTLFEPGEVVRVTDGPFADFNGTVEEVNYEKSRIQVAVLIFGRSTPVELEFSQVEKV; from the coding sequence GTGGCTAAGCGTTGGTACGTTGTGCATGCTTACTCGGGTTACGAGAAGCATGTTATGCGCTCTTTGCTGGAGCGCGTAAAGCTGGCAGGCATGGAAGATGGCTTCGGCGAAATTCTGGTTCCCACTGAAGAAGTGGTTGAAATGCGGAATGGCCAGAAGCGCAAGAGTGAACGTAAGTTCTTTCCTGGCTACGTGCTGGTGCAGATGGACATGAACGAAGGTACTTGGCACTTGGTCAAGGACACTCCTCGCGTCATGGGCTTCATTGGTGGTACTGCCGATAAGCCTGCGCCGATCACCGATAAAGAGGCGGAAGCAATTCTGCGTCGTGTTGCTGACGGTAGCGACAAGCCTAAGCCGAAGACATTGTTCGAGCCAGGCGAGGTTGTTCGTGTCACAGATGGTCCGTTTGCTGATTTCAACGGCACTGTCGAAGAAGTTAACTACGAAAAGAGCCGGATCCAAGTGGCGGTGCTCATTTTCGGTCGCTCTACTCCGGTAGAGTTGGAGTTCAGCCAGGTCGAGAAGGTCTAG
- the secE gene encoding preprotein translocase subunit SecE, protein MTPKAEAQSSRFDLVKWLAVVALVVVGVVGNQYYSASPILYRVLALLALAAVAAFVGLQTVKGKSFAVLVKEARTEIRKVVWPTRQETTQTTLIVVAVVLVMALLLWGLDSLLGWLVSLIVG, encoded by the coding sequence ATGACTCCTAAGGCTGAAGCTCAAAGCTCTCGTTTCGATCTGGTCAAGTGGCTCGCTGTAGTCGCCTTGGTGGTCGTAGGCGTTGTCGGCAATCAGTACTATTCTGCTTCGCCGATCCTGTACCGCGTTCTCGCTTTGCTCGCCCTTGCTGCTGTTGCCGCCTTTGTAGGTCTGCAGACTGTCAAGGGCAAGTCCTTCGCGGTCCTGGTAAAGGAAGCTCGCACTGAAATTCGTAAAGTCGTTTGGCCGACTCGCCAAGAAACCACACAGACCACATTGATTGTCGTGGCTGTTGTTCTGGTTATGGCGTTGCTGTTGTGGGGGCTCGATTCCCTGCTCGGCTGGCTTGTTTCCTTGATTGTTGGCTAA
- a CDS encoding pantothenate kinase, protein MILELDCGNSFIKWRVLNIDRVSAFAEGVVGSNVALIESLNAVPDMALTRCRLVSVRALEETDKLVETLIDAFGITVSCATSAVEMAGVRNGYEDFERLGLDRWLAILGGYKLASGPCLVLDFGTAATADFIDADGKHLGGFICPGLPLMRNQLRTHTRKIRYDDASAERALERLSPGRTTVEAVERGCTLMLRGFVLTQIELARRYWGDDFTVFLTGGDADLVFDAVPQARLVPDLVFIGLAMACPLP, encoded by the coding sequence ATGATTCTTGAGCTCGACTGTGGGAATAGCTTTATCAAATGGCGAGTGCTGAATATCGACAGGGTGAGCGCCTTTGCGGAGGGCGTGGTCGGTTCGAATGTGGCATTGATTGAGAGTTTGAATGCGGTGCCGGACATGGCGCTGACGCGTTGCCGACTGGTGAGTGTTCGCGCCCTGGAGGAAACGGACAAGCTGGTCGAGACATTGATTGACGCTTTTGGCATTACTGTCTCGTGTGCCACGTCGGCGGTGGAAATGGCGGGCGTTCGCAATGGCTATGAGGACTTCGAGCGGCTTGGTCTGGACCGTTGGCTGGCAATCCTTGGAGGGTACAAGCTAGCGTCCGGTCCTTGCCTGGTGTTGGATTTTGGGACGGCGGCGACTGCAGATTTCATTGATGCCGATGGCAAGCATTTGGGAGGCTTCATTTGTCCTGGCCTGCCGCTCATGCGCAACCAGCTGCGTACCCATACGCGCAAGATACGCTACGACGATGCGTCCGCTGAGCGCGCTCTGGAGCGCCTGTCGCCTGGGCGTACAACGGTCGAGGCGGTCGAGCGTGGCTGTACGCTGATGCTGAGAGGGTTTGTGCTCACCCAGATCGAGCTCGCCAGGCGTTATTGGGGGGATGACTTCACGGTATTCCTGACTGGCGGAGATGCTGACCTGGTCTTTGACGCTGTGCCGCAGGCACGGCTTGTGCCGGATCTGGTATTTATTGGCCTGGCAATGGCGTGCCCTTTGCCCTGA
- the birA gene encoding bifunctional biotin--[acetyl-CoA-carboxylase] ligase/biotin operon repressor BirA gives MLTLLELLKDGRFHSGEALGAVLGVSRSAVWKQLQLLEAELNLPIHKVRGKGYQLASPLVFLNAEGITRSAPSLSWPIHIYDSIDSTNAEALRMVDVARAVPFLVLAEQQMAGRGRRGRKWVSPFAQNIYYSLVLRIEDGLRQLEGLSLVVGLAVIQALRESGVQDAVLKWPNDVLVGRKKIAGILLELIGDPADICHVVIGIGINVNMQRAAEVDQQWTSMQLETGSAADRNALVAQVSLQLQRYLDRHRVSGFAALQEEWEQNHAWQGRAVSLIAGVNRVDGVVLGVDRQGALRLDVDGVEKTYSGGELSLRLRDDS, from the coding sequence ATGCTTACGCTGTTAGAACTTCTGAAAGATGGCCGATTCCATTCCGGAGAGGCGCTGGGTGCCGTCCTGGGCGTTAGTCGCAGTGCCGTGTGGAAGCAGCTTCAGCTTCTTGAGGCTGAATTGAATCTACCTATTCATAAGGTGCGTGGTAAGGGGTACCAGTTAGCGTCGCCACTGGTGTTTCTGAATGCTGAAGGGATTACGCGAAGTGCACCGTCGTTGTCCTGGCCCATCCATATCTACGACTCGATTGATTCCACCAACGCAGAGGCGTTGCGCATGGTTGATGTCGCGCGGGCTGTGCCTTTCCTGGTATTAGCTGAGCAGCAAATGGCTGGGCGCGGTAGGCGCGGCCGAAAGTGGGTCAGCCCGTTCGCCCAAAACATCTATTACAGCCTGGTACTGCGTATTGAGGATGGCCTCCGGCAACTGGAAGGGCTAAGTCTTGTTGTTGGCTTGGCGGTCATTCAGGCTCTGCGAGAGTCAGGTGTTCAGGATGCCGTCTTGAAATGGCCCAATGACGTATTGGTCGGGCGCAAGAAAATCGCGGGGATATTGCTGGAGTTGATTGGGGATCCGGCGGATATCTGTCACGTGGTAATCGGTATCGGGATCAATGTGAACATGCAGAGAGCTGCTGAGGTTGATCAGCAATGGACATCGATGCAGCTCGAGACAGGATCTGCTGCTGATCGTAATGCTCTGGTGGCCCAGGTTAGCCTGCAACTGCAGCGCTACCTCGATCGGCACAGGGTATCTGGCTTTGCGGCCCTCCAGGAGGAGTGGGAGCAAAATCATGCGTGGCAAGGGCGCGCGGTATCACTTATCGCGGGTGTGAATCGTGTTGATGGAGTGGTGCTCGGTGTTGATCGTCAAGGAGCGTTGCGCCTGGACGTAGACGGTGTCGAAAAAACATACAGCGGTGGTGAGTTAAGCCTGAGGTTGCGTGATGATTCTTGA
- the tyrS gene encoding tyrosine--tRNA ligase → MKSVEEQLALIKRGAEELLVEAELIEKLKRGQPLRIKAGFDPTAPDLHLGHTVLINKLRQFQDLGHQVIFLIGDFTGMIGDPSGKSATRPPLTREQVLDNAETYKTQVFKILDPAKTEVAFNSTWMDQMGPADFIRLTSQYTVARMLERDDFDKRYSTNQPIAIHEFLYPLVQGYDSVALRADVELGGTDQKFNLLMGRELQRAYGQEAQCILTMPLLEGLDGVKKMSKSLGNYVGIQEAPGVMYGKLVSIPDSLMWRYFELLSFRSMDEINALRADVEAGANPRDVKIKLAEEIVARFHGEEAAANAHRAAGNRMKDGELPDDLPEIELTAAEAMPIAAVLNKAGLVKNSAVARDLLGSGGVRIDGEVVDRTFIYELGATHVCQAGKKAFARITLKSE, encoded by the coding sequence ATGAAGTCGGTTGAAGAGCAGCTAGCGCTGATAAAACGTGGTGCGGAAGAACTGTTGGTCGAGGCCGAGCTGATAGAAAAGCTCAAGCGTGGCCAGCCCCTGCGTATCAAGGCAGGCTTTGACCCTACCGCGCCGGACCTGCACCTTGGCCATACCGTGCTTATTAATAAGCTGCGTCAGTTCCAGGACTTGGGGCATCAGGTCATCTTCCTTATTGGTGACTTCACCGGGATGATCGGCGACCCGAGCGGCAAGAGCGCAACGCGCCCACCGCTGACGCGCGAGCAGGTTCTCGACAATGCCGAGACCTACAAGACCCAAGTGTTCAAAATCCTTGATCCGGCCAAAACCGAGGTGGCTTTCAATTCCACCTGGATGGACCAGATGGGGCCGGCGGATTTCATTCGCCTGACGTCGCAGTACACCGTCGCACGCATGCTTGAGCGTGATGACTTCGACAAGCGCTACTCCACCAATCAGCCGATCGCGATCCATGAGTTTCTTTACCCGCTGGTCCAGGGGTATGACTCGGTGGCTTTGCGTGCGGATGTTGAGCTGGGCGGGACGGATCAGAAGTTCAACCTGTTGATGGGGCGTGAGCTGCAGCGCGCCTATGGGCAGGAAGCGCAGTGCATTCTGACCATGCCGTTGCTGGAGGGTTTGGACGGCGTCAAGAAGATGTCCAAGTCCCTGGGTAATTATGTGGGTATCCAGGAAGCGCCGGGCGTGATGTACGGCAAGCTGGTTTCCATTCCGGATTCGTTGATGTGGCGTTACTTCGAATTGCTGAGCTTTCGCTCGATGGATGAGATCAATGCGTTGCGTGCTGATGTGGAGGCGGGTGCCAACCCGCGTGATGTGAAGATCAAGCTGGCCGAAGAGATCGTGGCGCGCTTTCATGGTGAAGAGGCTGCGGCCAACGCTCACCGTGCGGCGGGCAATCGCATGAAGGATGGCGAGTTGCCGGACGACCTGCCGGAGATCGAATTGACTGCGGCTGAGGCGATGCCGATCGCGGCAGTCCTTAATAAGGCAGGGTTGGTGAAGAACTCTGCGGTGGCGCGTGACCTGCTCGGTTCGGGTGGTGTGCGCATAGATGGTGAAGTGGTCGATCGCACTTTTATATACGAGCTGGGCGCTACCCACGTTTGCCAGGCGGGGAAGAAGGCATTTGCGCGTATTACGCTCAAATCCGAATAA